Proteins found in one Calypte anna isolate BGI_N300 chromosome 10, bCalAnn1_v1.p, whole genome shotgun sequence genomic segment:
- the RBPMS2 gene encoding RNA-binding protein with multiple splicing 2, with protein sequence MSNLNKDTEHTNGGGNVEEEVRTLFVSGLPVDIKPRELYLLFRPFKGYEGSLIKLTSKQPVGFVTFDSRAGAEAAKNALNGIRFDPENPQTLRLEFAKANTKMAKSKLMATPNPTNIHPALGAHFIARDPYDLTGAALIPASPEAWAPYPLYTTELTPAIPHAAFTYPAAAAAAAALHAQMRWYPPSEATQQGWKSRQFC encoded by the exons GTACGAACGCTGTTTGTCAGTGGCCTTCCTGTGGATATCAAGCCCAGAGAGCTCTACCTCCTCTTCCGACCGTTTAAG ggTTATGAAGGGTCATTGATCAAGCTGACTTCAAAGCAG CCAGTTGGTTTTGTGACCTTTGACAGCCGAGCTGGTGCTGAAGCAGCAAAGAACGCCTTGAAC GGCATCCGCTTTGACCCAGAGAACCCCCAGACCTTGCGGTTAGAGTTTGCTAAAGCCAACACAAAGATGGCCAAGAGCAAGCTGATGGCCACGCCAAACCCCACCAACATCCACCCTGCCTTGGGCGCACACTTCATTGCACGGGACCCCT ATGACCTGACTGGAGCGGCTCTCATCCCAGCGTCCCCAGAAGCGTGGGCTCCCTACCCACTCTACACCACGGAGCTCACCCCTGCCATCCCCCACGCCGCCTTCACCTACCCGGCAGCCGCCGCGGCCGCCGCTGCTCTCCACGCTCAG atgcGCTGGTATCCTCCCTCCGAAGCCACCCAGCAAGGATGGAAGTCTCGTCAGTTTTGTTAG